One Sediminibacillus dalangtanensis genomic region harbors:
- a CDS encoding TatD family hydrolase produces the protein MLFDTHVHLNINQFDEDREEVLQRAKETGVEYMVVVGFDRETIPKALELAENNPSMYAAVGWHPVDAIDMEDKDLEWIEELASHPKVVAIGEMGLDYHWDKSPKETQKEVLRKQIQLAKRVGLPIIIHNREATEDIIEILREENAAEVGGIMHCYNDSADFVQECLDMNFYISLGGPVTFKNATDPKEVAKVVPLDRLLVETDCPFLAPHPNRGKRNEPAYVKLVAEKIAELKEISFEEVSDATTNNAFKLFKINP, from the coding sequence ATGCTGTTTGATACACATGTACATTTAAACATTAATCAATTTGATGAAGACCGGGAAGAAGTATTGCAGCGCGCCAAAGAAACGGGCGTCGAGTATATGGTGGTTGTGGGTTTTGACAGGGAAACCATTCCGAAAGCATTGGAATTGGCCGAAAACAATCCTTCTATGTATGCAGCAGTTGGTTGGCATCCAGTAGATGCCATCGATATGGAAGATAAAGATTTAGAGTGGATAGAAGAACTAGCGAGCCATCCAAAAGTCGTCGCTATCGGGGAAATGGGCTTGGATTATCATTGGGATAAGTCGCCAAAGGAAACCCAAAAAGAAGTGCTTCGCAAACAAATTCAGCTGGCGAAGCGTGTCGGATTACCGATTATAATCCATAACCGGGAAGCGACCGAGGATATTATTGAAATATTGAGGGAAGAGAATGCCGCGGAGGTTGGCGGAATCATGCACTGTTATAATGATTCGGCTGATTTTGTCCAGGAATGTCTGGATATGAATTTTTACATTTCTCTAGGTGGACCTGTTACCTTCAAAAATGCCACGGATCCTAAGGAAGTTGCCAAGGTTGTCCCTCTTGACCGGCTGCTGGTGGAAACAGACTGTCCGTTTTTAGCGCCACACCCAAACCGTGGAAAGCGAAACGAGCCTGCTTATGTCAAATTAGTCGCAGAAAAAATTGCCGAACTCAAAGAAATTTCGTTCGAGGAAGTTAGCGATGCAACTACAAATAATGCCTTTAAATTATTTAAAATAAATCCGTAG
- a CDS encoding G5 and 3D domain-containing protein has protein sequence MKLFSQLLSAFRTKPVIYAASIAVLFLAGIFTFQVTKAQVTVSADGETTTVRTHADTVGDVLEELNIELGEHDKISHDPEDKLTSGMEINYTKAIEVVVTTDGDDKTYYTTVDTVGEVLEENNIDISEHDQVAPAPSESVSEGLQVNIDKAFQVTVNDGGEKEKYWTVGSTVEDLLKQEDIELGKLDRVNLKMKDEVSKDAPIEITRVEKVTDIVKEKTDYSVVTKQDDNLEKGKEEVVSPGEEGIVAKHFEVTLENGEEVDRKLVKEEVEKESEKRIVAVGTKVEKQEPKPAVTTTAANSSSEMVSRGGDGKESSQTYYMHATAYSASCSGCSGVTATGINLKDNPNAKVIAVDPNVIPLGSKVWVEGYGTAIAGDTGGNVSGNRIDVHVSSPSEAHRFGSKKVKVKVLD, from the coding sequence ATGAAATTATTTTCACAGCTATTGTCCGCTTTTAGAACGAAGCCAGTCATTTATGCAGCCAGCATTGCAGTACTGTTTCTAGCGGGTATTTTTACATTTCAAGTAACGAAAGCCCAAGTCACTGTGAGTGCAGACGGCGAAACAACAACCGTTCGCACACATGCTGATACTGTTGGCGACGTTTTAGAAGAACTAAACATCGAATTGGGAGAACATGATAAGATCTCCCACGACCCAGAAGATAAACTTACATCGGGAATGGAAATCAACTACACAAAGGCTATCGAAGTTGTAGTGACTACTGATGGAGACGATAAAACATATTACACAACTGTTGACACCGTCGGAGAAGTTTTGGAAGAAAACAACATCGACATCAGCGAACATGATCAAGTAGCTCCCGCCCCATCTGAATCGGTATCAGAAGGATTGCAGGTGAACATTGATAAAGCTTTTCAAGTAACGGTCAATGACGGCGGCGAGAAAGAAAAGTATTGGACAGTCGGTTCCACCGTGGAAGATTTATTGAAGCAGGAAGACATCGAATTAGGCAAGCTGGACCGAGTCAACTTGAAAATGAAGGATGAAGTCAGCAAGGATGCACCGATTGAAATCACTCGTGTGGAGAAGGTAACCGACATCGTTAAAGAGAAAACTGATTATTCTGTTGTGACCAAACAGGATGACAACCTTGAAAAAGGAAAGGAAGAGGTCGTTTCTCCTGGCGAAGAGGGGATTGTTGCCAAACATTTCGAAGTCACCCTTGAAAACGGAGAAGAAGTTGATCGGAAATTGGTAAAAGAAGAAGTGGAGAAAGAAAGCGAGAAGCGAATTGTGGCAGTTGGTACAAAAGTCGAAAAGCAGGAGCCAAAACCGGCCGTGACGACTACCGCTGCAAATTCTTCCTCTGAAATGGTCTCCCGTGGCGGTGACGGAAAAGAATCCTCCCAAACGTATTACATGCATGCTACGGCGTATTCGGCCAGCTGCAGTGGCTGTTCAGGCGTCACAGCGACCGGGATCAATTTAAAGGATAATCCGAATGCCAAAGTGATCGCTGTCGATCCGAATGTCATTCCATTGGGAAGCAAAGTATGGGTGGAAGGCTATGGAACGGCAATTGCTGGGGATACCGGCGGGAATGTATCCGGCAACCGAATCGACGTTCATGTATCTTCGCCAAGTGAAGCACACCGATTTGGCAGTAAAAAAGTAAAAGTCAAAGTACTCGATTAA
- the rnmV gene encoding ribonuclease M5, with product MKKLKVKEIIVVEGKDDTAKIKQSVDADTIETNGSAVNQSIIEQVRHAQSKRGVIIFTDPDYPGERIRHIVSKAVPGCKHAFLTRAEAKAKHDKGLGIEHASKDAIRQALANVYEIEEVSESDINKSDLFQYGLLGGSRAKEHREKLGAVLKIGYANGKQLLKRLHMFQISRQTFVDSMEKILKEEEDE from the coding sequence ATGAAAAAGTTAAAAGTTAAGGAAATCATTGTGGTGGAAGGAAAAGATGACACAGCAAAAATAAAACAATCGGTAGATGCAGATACCATTGAAACGAATGGATCAGCAGTCAACCAGTCGATCATTGAACAAGTCAGACATGCCCAGTCAAAGCGGGGCGTTATTATATTTACGGATCCAGACTATCCCGGGGAAAGAATCAGACACATCGTATCGAAGGCCGTACCAGGCTGCAAGCATGCATTTTTGACACGGGCCGAAGCAAAAGCCAAGCACGATAAAGGGTTGGGAATAGAACATGCTTCAAAAGATGCGATACGTCAGGCCTTGGCAAATGTGTATGAAATAGAAGAAGTCAGCGAGAGTGATATTAATAAATCCGACTTATTCCAATATGGACTTCTCGGTGGCAGCAGAGCGAAAGAGCATCGGGAAAAGTTAGGAGCAGTCCTGAAAATTGGTTATGCTAATGGGAAACAACTATTAAAACGACTGCACATGTTCCAAATATCCAGGCAAACGTTCGTTGATAGCATGGAAAAAATCTTGAAGGAGGAAGAAGATGAATAA
- the rsmA gene encoding 16S rRNA (adenine(1518)-N(6)/adenine(1519)-N(6))-dimethyltransferase RsmA gives MNNHKAIATPLKTKEILAKHGFSFKKSLGQNFLIDVNILERIIDYAGIDKQTGTIEIGPGMGALTEQLAIHSNQVVAFEIDQRLVPILKETLGNYDNVTIINQDILQADIIRVIEENFQQGQKIKVAANLPYYITTPILMKLLMEKLPVESFTVMIQKEVADRMAAKPNTKSYGSLTIAVQYYTEATIAMTVPKTVFMPQPNVDSAVLHLTVRDEPPVEVQNEAFFFDLVQASFGQRRKTLRNNLARHFAADLTKETIETLLGQAEIDGTRRGESLTMEEFARLANTFYPEVGQEE, from the coding sequence ATGAATAACCATAAGGCAATCGCAACTCCTCTGAAAACAAAAGAAATCCTGGCAAAGCATGGTTTTTCTTTTAAAAAAAGCCTGGGACAAAATTTCCTAATCGATGTGAATATATTGGAGCGGATTATCGATTATGCAGGTATCGATAAACAGACTGGTACGATAGAAATAGGCCCGGGGATGGGTGCACTGACCGAGCAACTGGCCATCCATTCGAACCAGGTGGTAGCTTTTGAAATCGATCAGCGGCTCGTGCCGATATTAAAAGAAACGCTCGGCAATTATGATAATGTTACCATCATCAATCAAGACATTTTACAGGCGGACATTATCCGAGTGATTGAAGAAAACTTTCAACAAGGACAAAAAATCAAAGTAGCAGCTAATCTCCCTTATTATATTACGACGCCCATTCTAATGAAACTGCTGATGGAGAAGTTGCCTGTTGAAAGCTTTACCGTCATGATTCAGAAAGAGGTAGCCGACCGTATGGCAGCCAAGCCGAATACCAAAAGCTATGGCTCGTTGACGATAGCCGTCCAGTACTATACAGAAGCAACGATTGCGATGACAGTACCTAAAACCGTATTCATGCCGCAGCCAAATGTAGATTCCGCTGTTCTTCATTTGACAGTCAGGGATGAACCGCCTGTTGAAGTGCAAAACGAAGCATTTTTCTTCGATTTGGTACAGGCCTCTTTTGGTCAGAGACGAAAGACGTTAAGAAACAATCTAGCCCGACATTTTGCCGCCGATTTGACAAAAGAGACGATTGAAACGCTCTTGGGACAGGCGGAAATAGACGGAACAAGGCGCGGTGAATCGCTGACAATGGAGGAATTTGCCCGTTTGGCTAATACGTTTTATCCGGAAGTTGGACAGGAGGAATAG
- the yabG gene encoding sporulation peptidase YabG, producing MNVSKGELVTRNSYHNDILFRVIHTTEDHVLLHGEDVRLAADADPEDLQIVEKRDLERYRKKEKEKEDYSYRLFRQDYQLMKEKREYESTEGYHQDSSYFQIPARVLHLDGDRLYLKKCIDVYQRIGLQVHGVHLSEKDMPLEIAGLVRKIQPDIIIITGHDAYSRNKGMKSDISAYRHSKFFAETVREARQVVPHLDQLVIFAGACQSHFESLIRAGANFASSPSRINIHALDPVYIAAKIAYTPFMEKVSVWEALRNTMTGAKGLGGVETRGLLRTGMPYLKEEETEEY from the coding sequence ATGAATGTTTCTAAAGGAGAGTTAGTTACTCGTAATTCCTATCATAATGATATACTGTTTCGGGTCATCCATACCACCGAGGACCATGTTCTTCTTCATGGAGAAGATGTACGATTAGCGGCAGATGCCGATCCAGAGGACTTGCAAATCGTAGAAAAAAGAGACCTGGAACGCTATAGAAAAAAAGAAAAGGAAAAAGAGGATTATTCCTATCGGCTATTTCGTCAGGACTATCAGTTGATGAAAGAAAAGAGAGAATATGAATCGACGGAAGGATACCATCAGGATTCCAGTTATTTTCAAATTCCTGCTCGTGTCTTGCATTTGGACGGAGACCGTCTCTATTTAAAAAAATGCATCGATGTGTACCAACGAATCGGTCTTCAAGTGCACGGTGTCCATCTAAGCGAGAAAGACATGCCATTGGAAATTGCCGGTCTGGTAAGAAAAATTCAGCCGGATATCATCATTATTACCGGACATGATGCTTATTCAAGGAATAAAGGGATGAAAAGCGATATTTCCGCATACCGGCATTCTAAGTTTTTTGCGGAAACGGTGCGGGAAGCCAGACAGGTAGTTCCCCATTTGGACCAACTGGTTATATTCGCAGGGGCTTGTCAATCGCATTTTGAGTCCCTGATCAGAGCCGGGGCCAATTTTGCGAGCTCTCCTTCCCGAATCAATATCCACGCTCTGGATCCTGTCTATATTGCCGCTAAAATTGCTTATACACCGTTCATGGAAAAGGTCAGCGTCTGGGAAGCACTTCGAAATACCATGACAGGCGCTAAGGGACTCGGAGGTGTAGAGACCCGGGGATTGTTACGAACAGGAATGCCTTACTTAAAGGAAGAAGAAACAGAAGAGTATTGA
- the veg gene encoding biofilm formation stimulator Veg yields the protein MAKTLVEIKQGLDGQIGKRLKLKANGGRRKTIERFGTLAETYPSVFIVELDQDENAFERVSYSYADVLTETVELNFIDDMSKMVVGEQ from the coding sequence TTGGCTAAAACATTGGTGGAAATTAAACAAGGTTTAGACGGGCAAATTGGTAAACGCCTGAAGCTGAAAGCAAATGGCGGAAGGAGAAAAACCATTGAACGGTTTGGTACTCTGGCTGAAACGTATCCCTCGGTATTTATTGTCGAGCTGGATCAAGACGAGAATGCGTTTGAGCGAGTGTCTTACAGCTACGCAGATGTATTAACAGAAACTGTAGAATTGAATTTCATCGATGATATGAGCAAAATGGTCGTTGGGGAGCAGTAA
- a CDS encoding small, acid-soluble spore protein, alpha/beta type — protein sequence MGRRRGIMSDQLKEEIAKELGFYDTVQQEGWGGIKARDAGNMVKRAVEMAEQQLQRDKS from the coding sequence ATGGGCAGGCGCAGAGGAATCATGTCCGACCAGTTGAAAGAGGAAATTGCAAAGGAATTAGGTTTTTACGACACGGTGCAACAAGAAGGCTGGGGAGGAATCAAGGCGCGTGATGCCGGAAATATGGTTAAACGCGCAGTTGAGATGGCCGAACAGCAGCTTCAAAGGGACAAATCCTGA
- the ispE gene encoding 4-(cytidine 5'-diphospho)-2-C-methyl-D-erythritol kinase: MQLLEKAPAKINLSLDVLYKRPDNYHEIEMVMTTIDLADRIGLTELPSDKIIIDSENQFVPNDERNLAYRAAKLVIDTYNVKKGINIFIEKNIPVAAGLAGGSSDAAAVIRGLNRLWQLGMSVKEMAELGAKIGSDVSFCVYNTTALAKGRGELIEELPAPPSCWVVLAKPAIGVSTQTIYQNFSPDGVEHPDTQGMIRALEAEDFDAMCGKVGNVLESVTLPMYPEVRQIKQQMELAGADAVLMSGSGPTVFSLAHQESRAYRIYNSLRGFCDEVYVVRMLGYHQLLD; the protein is encoded by the coding sequence ATGCAATTACTTGAAAAAGCACCGGCGAAAATTAACTTGAGCCTGGATGTTCTTTATAAACGGCCAGATAATTACCATGAAATCGAAATGGTGATGACCACGATCGATTTAGCGGACCGGATAGGACTGACGGAACTTCCATCCGATAAAATAATCATCGACTCAGAAAACCAGTTTGTCCCGAATGATGAACGGAATCTCGCTTATCGGGCAGCAAAACTGGTAATAGATACATACAATGTAAAGAAAGGGATTAACATTTTTATCGAAAAGAACATTCCGGTCGCCGCTGGACTAGCAGGAGGAAGCAGTGATGCCGCAGCAGTGATCCGCGGCTTGAACAGACTATGGCAGCTGGGTATGTCCGTAAAGGAAATGGCGGAATTAGGAGCAAAGATAGGTTCTGATGTATCATTTTGTGTCTATAATACAACTGCTTTGGCTAAAGGGAGAGGGGAGTTAATCGAAGAACTGCCTGCACCGCCATCCTGCTGGGTCGTATTGGCAAAACCAGCGATCGGTGTTTCGACTCAAACCATTTACCAAAACTTCTCGCCGGATGGCGTAGAACATCCAGACACACAGGGAATGATCAGGGCGCTTGAAGCCGAAGATTTTGATGCAATGTGCGGGAAAGTGGGGAACGTTCTAGAATCCGTCACACTGCCGATGTATCCGGAGGTAAGACAAATAAAGCAACAGATGGAACTAGCAGGGGCAGATGCTGTATTAATGAGTGGAAGTGGTCCGACTGTCTTTTCCCTGGCCCATCAGGAATCACGTGCATATCGCATCTATAACAGTCTTAGAGGCTTTTGCGACGAAGTTTATGTAGTAAGGATGCTCGGCTATCACCAGTTACTTGATTGA
- the purR gene encoding pur operon repressor: protein MKRSDRLVAMTNYLVEHPSQLVSLPFFSAEFDAAKSSISEDLTIINLNLQNLGIGYLESVSGAAGGVKYIPEYSQENSERFIDQLCEELEDPNRLLPGGYLYMSDILGEPSKVRNIGRLFASAFASAEIDVVVTVATKGIPLAYAVASFLNVPVVIVRRDPKVTEGSTVSINYVSGSSRKIQTMVLSKRSLQEGSKVCIIDDFMKAGGTVNGMKNLMEEFRAEVAAIGVLAEAEDEDEERVITEYTSLIQITNVDVKNRQIEVHRGNLFSSRMK, encoded by the coding sequence ATGAAAAGAAGTGACCGTTTGGTGGCAATGACAAATTATTTGGTTGAACATCCGTCCCAGCTCGTCTCCCTCCCGTTTTTTTCTGCGGAGTTTGATGCTGCTAAATCTTCCATCAGTGAGGATTTAACAATTATAAACCTCAACCTACAAAACTTGGGGATTGGTTACTTGGAATCCGTTTCTGGTGCAGCGGGAGGGGTAAAGTACATTCCGGAGTATTCCCAGGAAAACAGTGAAAGGTTCATCGATCAATTGTGTGAGGAGCTGGAAGACCCGAACCGACTGCTTCCTGGTGGTTATTTATACATGAGTGATATCCTGGGAGAGCCTTCCAAGGTAAGAAATATTGGTAGGTTGTTTGCCAGTGCATTTGCCAGTGCAGAAATCGATGTAGTCGTCACTGTGGCCACCAAAGGAATTCCGCTTGCCTATGCAGTTGCCTCATTTTTGAATGTTCCGGTAGTAATCGTCCGCCGTGACCCTAAAGTGACAGAAGGGTCAACTGTGAGCATCAATTATGTTTCTGGTTCTTCAAGGAAGATCCAAACAATGGTGCTTTCTAAGCGAAGTCTTCAGGAGGGTTCCAAAGTTTGTATTATCGATGACTTTATGAAAGCTGGCGGAACGGTCAATGGTATGAAAAACTTAATGGAGGAATTCCGGGCTGAAGTGGCAGCTATCGGTGTTCTGGCCGAGGCGGAAGACGAGGATGAGGAAAGAGTCATTACAGAATATACATCGCTTATCCAAATCACCAATGTCGACGTGAAAAACAGACAGATTGAGGTTCATCGCGGTAACTTGTTTTCTTCAAGAATGAAATGA
- the spoVG gene encoding septation regulator SpoVG has product MEVTDVRLRRVNTEGRMRAIASITLDQEFVVHDIRVIDGNNGLFVAMPSKRTPDGEFRDIAHPINSNTRGKIQDAVLEEYHRAGEVEVEYEEAGAS; this is encoded by the coding sequence ATGGAAGTAACAGACGTCAGATTACGCCGCGTTAATACCGAGGGAAGAATGCGAGCAATTGCTTCTATTACGTTGGATCAGGAGTTTGTTGTCCATGACATTCGCGTCATTGACGGCAACAACGGGTTATTCGTAGCAATGCCTTCTAAACGTACTCCTGATGGGGAATTTCGCGATATCGCGCATCCGATTAATTCTAATACCAGAGGTAAAATTCAAGACGCTGTATTAGAAGAGTATCACCGTGCCGGAGAAGTGGAAGTAGAATATGAAGAAGCGGGTGCTTCTTAA
- the glmU gene encoding bifunctional UDP-N-acetylglucosamine diphosphorylase/glucosamine-1-phosphate N-acetyltransferase GlmU, with translation MTKRYAVVLAAGQGTRMKSKLYKVLHPVMGRPMVQHVVDQLNKLDLEKLITVVGFGAEKVQEQLGEAVEFVIQEEQLGTGHAVLQAEDLLQDKKGTTIVVSGDTPLLTNRTLEALMNHHDSEGAKATILTAEAPDPTGYGRVIRNENNTVEKVVEHKDASTKELAISEINTGTYCFDNQALFTALKQVSNENAQGEYYLPDVLEILKNSGEKVGAFQTGTFDETIGVNDRVALSQAEKLMKKRINEQHMRNGVTITDPENTYIAPEVVIEQDVVIYPGTILNGKTVIKSDAVIGPNSEIENCTVGAETVIRQSVAKDSEIGERVQVGPFAHIRPQSSLGDQVKIGNFVEVKKAAVEENSKVSHLSYIGDAEIGKGVNIGCGTITVNYDGENKYLTKIEDDAFIGCNSNLIAPVTVGKGAYVAAGSTINQNVPEEALSIARARQTNKEDYAKKIKKPKKD, from the coding sequence ATGACCAAAAGGTATGCCGTTGTGCTGGCAGCTGGGCAGGGAACAAGGATGAAGTCGAAGCTTTACAAAGTATTGCATCCTGTGATGGGACGCCCGATGGTACAACATGTTGTCGATCAATTAAATAAGCTGGATTTGGAAAAATTAATAACAGTAGTAGGATTCGGAGCTGAAAAAGTACAAGAACAGCTTGGCGAAGCAGTAGAGTTTGTTATCCAGGAAGAACAGTTGGGAACTGGACATGCAGTTCTTCAAGCGGAAGATCTGCTTCAAGACAAAAAAGGTACGACAATCGTTGTCAGTGGTGACACACCGTTACTGACCAACCGTACTTTGGAAGCTTTGATGAACCATCATGACAGCGAGGGTGCGAAGGCCACCATTTTAACCGCAGAAGCCCCTGATCCGACGGGATATGGTCGTGTGATCCGCAATGAAAATAACACGGTGGAAAAAGTGGTGGAACATAAAGATGCTTCAACAAAGGAGCTTGCGATCAGTGAAATAAATACCGGCACCTACTGTTTTGATAATCAGGCCTTGTTCACCGCCTTAAAACAGGTTTCGAACGAGAATGCTCAAGGTGAGTATTATTTACCGGATGTACTGGAAATCTTGAAGAATAGCGGAGAGAAAGTCGGTGCATTTCAAACCGGTACGTTTGATGAAACAATCGGCGTTAATGACAGAGTGGCACTATCGCAGGCAGAGAAACTGATGAAAAAACGGATTAATGAGCAGCATATGAGAAATGGGGTTACCATTACGGATCCGGAAAACACGTATATTGCTCCAGAGGTAGTGATTGAACAGGATGTGGTGATTTATCCTGGAACCATTTTGAATGGAAAAACAGTGATCAAAAGCGATGCAGTAATCGGACCAAATTCCGAGATTGAAAACTGTACGGTAGGGGCAGAAACGGTAATCCGTCAAAGTGTCGCAAAGGACAGCGAAATCGGGGAACGCGTGCAAGTTGGCCCTTTTGCCCATATTCGCCCGCAAAGTTCGCTCGGTGACCAGGTGAAAATCGGCAATTTTGTAGAAGTGAAAAAAGCGGCCGTAGAAGAAAACAGCAAGGTTTCCCACTTAAGCTATATTGGCGATGCGGAAATCGGTAAGGGCGTAAATATTGGTTGCGGTACGATTACGGTCAATTATGACGGGGAGAACAAGTATTTGACCAAGATAGAGGATGATGCGTTTATCGGATGTAATTCCAATCTCATTGCGCCGGTTACTGTCGGCAAGGGTGCTTATGTTGCCGCTGGTTCTACCATCAACCAAAATGTTCCGGAAGAAGCACTCTCCATCGCCCGGGCGAGACAGACAAATAAAGAAGACTATGCCAAGAAAATAAAAAAACCGAAAAAAGATTAA
- a CDS encoding ribose-phosphate diphosphokinase — protein MATGYKDSSLRVFTLNSNPHLAEQIAAHIGTELGKCSVSTFSDGEVQINIEESIRGCDVYVVQSTSEPVNQHLMELLIMIDALKRASAKSINIVIPYYGYARQDRKARAREPITAKLVADLLQTAGASRVITLDLHAPQIQGFFNIPVDQLLGVPILSDYFQEMNLDDLVIVSPDHGGVTRARQMADRLKAPIAIIDKRRPRPNVSEVMNIVGNIEGKTAILIDDIIDTAGTITLAANALIENGAKEVYACCTHPVLSGPAIERIDQSKIKELIVTNTIPLKEEKQIEKISQLSVAPLISEAIIRVHELQSVSILFD, from the coding sequence ATGGCAACTGGATATAAAGACTCATCACTACGGGTATTCACATTAAATTCCAATCCGCATCTGGCGGAACAAATAGCTGCCCATATTGGAACTGAATTGGGTAAATGTTCGGTCTCGACCTTTAGTGATGGCGAGGTGCAAATCAATATTGAGGAAAGTATTCGCGGATGCGATGTCTATGTCGTTCAATCAACAAGTGAACCGGTCAACCAACACCTAATGGAATTGTTGATTATGATCGATGCATTAAAACGGGCTTCTGCGAAGTCCATTAATATTGTCATTCCATACTATGGATATGCAAGACAAGATCGTAAAGCACGGGCAAGAGAACCGATCACCGCCAAGCTCGTTGCCGATTTATTGCAAACTGCAGGCGCTTCCCGGGTTATCACGTTAGATTTGCATGCTCCGCAAATCCAAGGATTTTTCAATATTCCGGTCGATCAACTGCTTGGTGTGCCAATCCTGTCCGATTATTTCCAGGAAATGAACTTGGATGACTTAGTTATCGTATCTCCAGACCACGGAGGGGTAACGAGAGCACGTCAAATGGCTGATCGTTTGAAAGCGCCAATTGCCATTATCGATAAGCGGCGACCTCGACCCAATGTTTCGGAAGTAATGAATATTGTCGGTAATATTGAAGGAAAGACCGCCATTTTGATTGATGATATTATCGACACAGCCGGGACCATTACGCTTGCCGCCAATGCTTTAATTGAAAATGGTGCAAAAGAAGTGTATGCTTGTTGTACACACCCAGTTCTTTCTGGCCCCGCTATAGAAAGAATTGATCAATCGAAAATCAAAGAACTAATCGTAACCAATACCATTCCACTAAAAGAAGAAAAACAAATCGAAAAAATATCGCAGCTATCCGTTGCTCCATTAATCAGTGAAGCAATCATTCGCGTACATGAACTACAGTCTGTAAGTATCTTGTTCGATTGA
- a CDS encoding 50S ribosomal protein L25/general stress protein Ctc: MAVTLKAEKREDLKKSHTRLIRQQGLVPAVVYGKGKEPKTVAVNSIELLKTVRDEGRNAIISLTVDGDSVDVMLHDYQVEPLRDELIHADFYAVNMSQEIDVEVPIHLDGEAQGSKDGGVLQQPLYNLAVRAKPGNIPEEIVVDVANLQVGESITVADLPKSGDYEITEDEGTTIVSILTPDSGTVEEESDEEQTEPELVDAEKNENE, translated from the coding sequence TTGGCAGTAACTCTTAAGGCGGAAAAACGGGAAGATTTAAAAAAATCACATACAAGATTGATTAGACAGCAAGGATTGGTTCCTGCTGTGGTATATGGGAAAGGAAAAGAGCCAAAAACAGTGGCTGTAAATAGTATAGAACTACTTAAAACGGTCCGAGACGAAGGACGTAACGCGATTATTTCCTTAACGGTGGACGGCGACTCAGTGGATGTTATGTTGCATGACTATCAAGTCGAACCACTAAGGGACGAGTTGATCCATGCGGACTTCTATGCGGTTAATATGTCTCAGGAAATAGATGTGGAAGTACCAATCCATTTGGACGGCGAAGCTCAAGGCTCTAAAGATGGAGGAGTGTTGCAACAACCTCTTTACAATTTGGCCGTCCGCGCAAAGCCAGGTAATATTCCTGAAGAAATCGTCGTAGATGTCGCAAATCTTCAGGTTGGCGAAAGCATCACCGTTGCAGACTTACCTAAGAGTGGGGATTATGAAATCACCGAGGATGAGGGTACTACCATCGTCTCGATCTTGACTCCTGATTCTGGTACGGTTGAGGAAGAATCCGATGAAGAGCAAACAGAGCCGGAATTAGTCGATGCAGAAAAAAATGAAAATGAATAA
- a CDS encoding transcription repressor NadR, with amino-acid sequence MGNNQKLTGEKRRGTILQWLKDAKNPITGGELAEKTNVSRQVIVQDISLLKAKNEPIMATSQGYLYIRETPEEFLHKRVIACTHRPDQTKEELYLLVDHGVTVKDVRIEHPVYGDLTASIMVSSRHEVDQFLDKIHSTNAAYLSQLTDGTHLHTLEADTEEKLDAACTALEKADILIHT; translated from the coding sequence ATGGGAAATAATCAAAAGCTGACAGGAGAAAAAAGACGGGGGACGATTTTGCAGTGGCTGAAAGACGCTAAAAATCCGATTACCGGTGGTGAACTCGCTGAAAAAACAAACGTCAGCAGACAAGTTATTGTCCAGGATATCTCCTTGTTAAAAGCAAAAAATGAGCCGATTATGGCAACAAGCCAAGGCTATTTATATATTCGCGAAACGCCTGAGGAGTTCTTGCATAAACGGGTGATTGCCTGCACGCATCGGCCGGATCAAACAAAAGAAGAGTTGTATCTGCTGGTCGACCATGGGGTGACGGTAAAAGATGTTCGAATTGAACATCCGGTCTACGGCGATTTGACTGCTTCCATCATGGTAAGCAGCCGACATGAAGTAGATCAGTTCCTGGACAAAATCCATTCAACAAATGCTGCCTATCTCTCTCAGCTTACAGATGGAACCCATCTGCATACGTTAGAAGCAGACACAGAGGAAAAATTGGATGCCGCCTGTACAGCACTGGAGAAAGCGGATATCCTCATTCATACTTGA